CAAGAATATCCAGCGCTTCCAAGACATCCGTGGATATCGGTATTTCCGCCGATAATATTTACATTATCGATTATATTTACGCTACCACATTGTTTTGTAATATTTGTGCCATTTGAAGTAATAGTGACAGAAGCTGTCTTTGTACCAGCAGTAGAGTATGTTTTTGTTGGACTTTTATCTGTACTAAACAAGGCATCAGTTCCATTCCAAGAATATGAATAGTATCCATTACCGCCATTTGCACTAGCAGTCCAGACTACTGCTTGGCCCGTGTATGCTGTCGCAGGGCTTGCTTGGCAACTCCCCGAAAGAGATGTCCAAGTATATGTTGTTCCGCCATTGTAGTTATAAGTGTTTGCACCATTATTGTATCCGTAGTTGTATGTATAACCATTACCAGGCACTATCCCATAAGGGTAATTAGTGTTTGTATAATTATAATTTGTCGAACCAATTACCGATATTGGTATAGTCAAAAAGTTATTACTTGTGTTTGAATCAGTCGAATAGTTAAGTGGATTTATTGTTATATATACACTGTTTGCTCCTGTATTTGTTGGGTTATCGAAACCTAGAACATATTGTACTCGATCCCCAGGATTTAGAGAAACTTGATTATCGGATTGATAATTTGGAGTTGTCATGGAAGGAAGGGTAGCCTTGAAAGACCATACTCCAGAAGCACTATCTCCAATATTTACGATTTCGAATTTAATGCCGATTTCATCTGTGGTATTTGTGTATTGGGTTTGGCTAAATTGTTTTGTATATCTGTCTATTACTCCGACAGCAATAAGCTTTACCGCGAGATCCGGTTTGCCACTTATATTTACTATGGATTTGTTTGCTGAAGCAGAAGACGTCGCATAGTT
The genomic region above belongs to Candidatus Paceibacterota bacterium and contains:
- a CDS encoding PKD domain-containing protein encodes the protein MINTIWTKMKESFYTAFTAIVLILVIVLLVWVPLKLIPKLFSSGSNYIATSLTSTFIPNQATSTETKQSGTTNVYNTYNSYNYATSSASANKSIVNISGKPDLAVKLIAVGVIDRYTKQFSQTQYTNTTDEIGIKFEIVNIGDSASGVWSFKATLPSMTTPNYQSDNQVSLNPGDRVQYVLGFDNPTNTGANSVYITINPLNYSTDSNTSNNFLTIPISVIGSTNYNYTNTNYPYGIVPGNGYTYNYGYNNGANTYNYNGGTTYTWTSLSGSCQASPATAYTGQAVVWTASANGGNGYYSYSWNGTDALFSTDKSPTKTYSTAGTKTASVTITSNGTNITKQCGSVNIIDNVNIIGGNTDIHGCLGSAGYSWCEIRNKCLRTWEESCSYNNVSGADLSISLIGVGTIDSYGQFVSASQVGRGGNAAIKVRVTNIGASYSGTWSITGSMSPSLAGYTYRQDNQSSLTSGASADYTIIFGNPQITGTNSFSVQITPNTNDTNSANNSVSATIQVY